From the Salvelinus namaycush isolate Seneca unplaced genomic scaffold, SaNama_1.0 Scaffold3775, whole genome shotgun sequence genome, the window agtccactgtttgttacaggttgtagttctattaaagggcgtctctagaatacagtccactgtttgttacaggttgtagttctattaaagggcgtctctagaatgcagtccactgtttgttacaggttgtagttctgttaaagggcgtctctagaatacatccactgtttgttacaggttgtagttctgttaaagggcgtctctagaatgcagtccactgtttgttacaggttgtagttctgttaaagggcgtctctagaatacagtccactgtttgtaCAGGTTGAGTTCTattaaagggcgtctctagaatacagtccactgtttgttacaggttgtagttctgttaaaggtctctagaatacagtccactgtttgttacaggttgtagttctattaaagggcgtctctagaatacagtccactgtttgttacaggttgtagttctgttaaagggtctctagaatgcagtccactgtttgttacaggttgtagttctattaaagggctctctagaatacagtccactgtttgttacaggttgtagttctattaaagggtctctagaatgcagtccactgtttgttacaggttgtagttctattaaagggcatctctagaatgcagtccactgtttgttacaggttgtagttctattaaagggcaTCTCTcgaatgcagtccactgtttgttacaggttgtagttctattaaagggcgtctctagatgcagtccactgtttgttacaggttgtagttctgttaaaggcgtctctagaatacagtccactgtttttacaggttgtagttctgttaaagggtgtctctagaatgcagtccactgtttgttacaggttgtagttctgttaaagggcgtctctagaatacagtccactgtttgttacaggttgtagttctattaaagggcgtctctagaatacagtccactgtttgttacaggttgtagttctgttaaagggtctctagaatacagtccactgtttgttacaggttgtagttctattaaagggcgtctctagaatacagtccactgtttgttacaggttgtagttctgttaaagggtctctagaatacagtccactgtttgttacaggttgtagttctattaaagggcatctctagaatgcagtccactgtttgttacaggttgtagttctgttaaagggcgtctctagaatgcagtccactgtttgttacaggttgtagttctgttaaagggcgtctctagaatgcagtccactgtttgttacaggttgtagttctgttaaagggcgtctctagaatgcagtccactgtttgttacaggttgtagttctgttaaagggcatctctagaatacagtccactgtttgttacaggttgtagttctgttaaagggcgtctctagaatgcagtccactgtttgttacaggttgtagttctattaaagggcatctctagaatgcagtccactgtttgttacaggttgtagttctgttaaagggcatctctagaatgcagtccactgtttgttacaggttgtagttctgttaaagggcgtctctagaatgcagtccactgtttgttacaggttgtagttctattaaaggtAAGGGCCGTCTCTAGGaatacagtccactgtttgttacaggttgtagttctgttaAAGGGGCGGTCctctagaatgcagtccactgttgttacaggttgtagtgtctattaaagggcgtctctagaatgcagtccactgttgttacaggttgtagttctgttaaagggcgtctctagaatacagtccactgttgttacaggttgtagttctattaaaggcATCTCTcgaatgcagtccactgtttgttacaggttgtagttctgttaaagggcgtctctagaattgcagtccactgtttgttacaggttgtagttctgttaAGAGCGTCTCTAGAATGcaagtccactgtttgttacaggttgtagttctattaaaggcgtctctagaatgcagtcactgtttgttacaggttgtagttctattaaagggcgtctctagaatacagtccactgtttgtttacaggttgtagttctataaaggcgtctctagaatacagtcacactgtttgttacaggttgtagttctgttaaagggcgtctctagaatgcagtccactgtttgttacaggttgtagttctattaaagggcatctctagaatgcagtccactgttgTTACAGGTTTGTAGTTTCTattaaagggcgtctctagaatACAGTCCACTTGTTTGTTACAGGtttgtagttctattaaagggcgtctctagaatacagtccactttttgttacaggttgtagttctattaaaaGGGTTGTCTCTAGAACTGCGCAGTCCACTGTTtgtacaggttgtagttctgttaaagggtgtctctagaatacagtccactgtttgttacaggttgtagtttctgattaaagggttgtctctagaatgcagtccactgtttgttacaggttgtagttctattaaagggttgtctctagaatgcagtccactgtttgtgtACAGGtttgtagttctattaaagggtgtctctagaatacagtccactgtttgttacaggttgtagttctgttaaagggcgtctctagaatacagtccactgtttgttacaggtttgtagttctgttaaaggacgtctctagaatgcagtccactgtttgttacaggttgtagttctattaatggtgtctctagaatacagtccactagtttgttacaggttgtagttctattaaagggcgtctctagaatgcagtccactgtttgttacaggttgtagttctattaaagggtgtctctagaatacagtccactgtttgttacaggtttgtagttctgttaaaggacgtctctagaatgcagtccactgtttgttacaggttgtagttctattaaagggcgtctctagaatacagtccactgtttgttacaggttgtagttctattaaagggcatctctagaatgcagtccactgtttgttacaggttgtagttctattaaagggcatctctagaatgcagtccactgtttgttacaggttgtagttctattaaagggcatctctagaatgcagtccactgtttgttacaggttgtagttctattaaagggtgtctctagaatgcagtccactgtttgttacaggttgtagttctattaaagggcgtctctagaatgcagtccactgtttgttacaggttgtagttctattaaagggcgtctctagaatacagtccactgtttgttacaggttgtagttctgttaaagggcatctctagaatacagtccactgtttgttacaggttgtagttctattaaagggtgtctctagaatgcagtccactgtttgttacaggatgtagttctattaaagggtgtctctagaatacagtccactgtttgttacaggttgtagttctattaaagggtgtctctagaatacagtccactgtttgttacgaGGTTGTAGTTCTATAAAGGGTTGtctctagaatgcagtccactatttgttacaggttgtagttctattaaagggcgtctctagaatgcagtccactgtttgttacaggttgtagttctattaaagggcggtctctagaatacagtccactgtttgttacaggttgtagttctgttaaagggcatctctagaatgcagtccactgtttgttacaggttgtagttctataAAGGGTGtctctagaatgcagtccactgtttgtacaggttgtagttctattaaagggcgtctctagaatgcagtccactgtttgttacaggttgtagttctattaaagggcatctctagaatacagtccactgtttgttacaggttgtagttctattaaagggcgtctctagaatacagtccactgtttgttacaggttgtagttctgttaaaggggtgtctctagaatgcagtccactgtttgttacaggttgtagttctgttaagggcgtctctagaatacagtccactgtttgttacaggttgtagttctattaaagggtgtctctagaatgcagtccactgtttgttacaggttgtagttctattaaagggcatctctagaatgcagtccactgtttgttacaggttgtagttctattaaagggcgtctctagaatacagtcccactgtttgttacaggttgtagttctattaaagggcatctctagaatacagtccactgtttgttacaggttgtagttctattaaagggcatctctagaatacagtccactgtttgttacaggttgtagttctattaaagggcgtctctagaatACAGTCCACTGTTAGTTACAGATTGTTGAAGTTctggaaacagaaaactgtatggagatcattgatgagaaaatgtgcagaatgtcgtCCAAAACAAAAACCTTTATAGAATGTAAAGTAACGACCCAAACAGGTCTGTGTATCAAAACCTGTATAATGTAAAATACACTGGTCTGTGTATCAAAACctgtatatagtaaaatacaCTGGTCTGTGTATCAAAACctgtatatagtaaaatacaCTGGTCTGTGTATCAAAACctgtatatagtaaaatacaCTGGTCTGTGTATCAAAAACCTGTATAATGTAGAATACACTGGTCTGTGTATCAAAActggtatatagtaaaatacgaTATACCGTCCTACCCTAAGGTGTAGTTCTAATGTGTTGTCTCTCAACAGAGGTCGAAGATAGCACTGTTTGACAAGATGTGGCAGTACATGAAGTCAGCAGAGCCGTCTCCGTTTGTGAAGAAGACAGCAGAGGGGGTGCTGAGAGTCAGGAAGTCCAAGGGGAAGTACGCGTACCTTCTGGAGTCCACCATGAACGAGTACATCGAGCAGAGGAAACCCTGCGACACCATGAAGGTGGGAGGGAACCTGGACTCTAAAGGATACGGCATCGCCACACCAAAAGGATCCCCATTAAGGTGGGTGAGATAGTATAACAATATGTTGTCTAATGTTGTTATAGTATCTTACCTACCCTGATgacctgaaacacactggtttaTATACAGgctagtatagtatagtatagtatagtatagtataatatagtataacaCTATGTTctctaatgttgttatagtaTCTTACCTACCCTGATGACCTGATACACAGCGGTTTATattagtatagtgtagtataatatagtacagtatagtactcCCCATTCCCAGCTCTGATCACCTGTAAGCCTAGGGAAGACTACACTACCCCAGAGTTCTTGGCAGCTGGCAACAGAATTACACTACCTATAGTTCTTAGTGGCTGGCCACAGGACTACATTGCCCATAGTTCTTAGTGGCTGGTCACAATaaacccctgcagtacctaggGATGGGCTTCAGACCACTAGTTATCTTGCTTCTTCCTGATTGGCTGAAGAGAGAATGTTGTCGCTAATGCCTGGGTTGTTTTGGAGCAGCCATACTGTGAGGGTCCAGATCaggtttgggtttagggttaggggttgggttagggtttagggttagggctcgGGGTTGGGTTTGGGGTTGGGattgggtttagggttagggtttgggtttgggttagggttagggtttgggtttgggtttagggttagggtttgggtttagggttaaggctaggggttgggttagggtttagggttaggggttagggtttgggtttgggtttagggctaggggttgggtttgggtttagggttaggggttgggttaggttttagggttagggctcgGGGTTGGGTTTGGGGttgggttaggggtagggttagggtttgggttaggggttgggttagggtttagggttagggttagggctaggggttgggttagggtttagggctaggggttgggtttgggtttagggctaggggttgggtttgggtttagggttagggctaggggttgggtttgggtttagggttaggggttgggtttgggtttagggttaggggttgggtttgggtttagggttaggggttgggtttgggtttagggcttgggttagggtttagggctaggggttgggttagggtttagggtttagggttagggctaggggttgggtAAGGGTTTAGGGTTAGTGCTAGGGTTTtggtttgggtttagggttagggctaggggttgggtttaggggttaggtttaggggttgggtttgggtttagggttagggctaggggttgggttagggctaggggttgggtttgggtttagggttagggctaggggttgggtttagtgttagggctaggggttgggtttgggtttagggttagggttagacgttgggttaggggttgggtttgggtttagggctaggggttgggtttgggtttagggttgggttagggctaggggttgggtttgggtttagggctagggtttagggttaggggttagggctaggggttgggtttagggttagggctaggggttgggttTAGGGCTATGAGTTGGGTTagtgtttagggttagggctaggggtttggttagggtttagggctaggggttgggttagggtttagggttagagctaggggttgggttaggtttagggttagggctaggggttgggttagggtttagggttagggctaggggttgggttaggtttagggttagggctaggggttgggttaggtttagggttagggctaggggttgggtttggggttagggctaggggttgggttagggtttagAGCTAGCggttgggttagggtttagggttagggctaggggttgggtttggggttagggctaggggttgggtttagggttagggctagcggttgggttagggtttagggttagggctaggggttgggttaggtttagggttagggctaggggttgggtttggggttagggctaggggttgggttaggtttagggttagggctagcggttgggttagggtttagggttagggctaggggttgggttagggtttagggttagggctagcggttgggttagggtttagggctaggggttggggTTGGGTGAGAGAGTATCAGGGTACTGAGGAAGGATGGTTGAGGAGTATGTTTATATTACAGGGCAACTAGTGTGATCTTTCATTAATCAATCTGCATGACTGTTGTGTTTCTTATTTGTTTAAATGTCTATCTGTTGAACTGCTGTCTGATCGCTCTGTTTCTCTGGAGTGATGTCTGTTCTCTGACACTGTGGGTCATGTGACTCTTATTATCATATAGACCTGTTTATTACTGggtcaaattattattattattattatttagaccTGTTTATTACTgggtcatattattattattattattattattattatttagaccTGTTTATTACTgggtcatattattattattatttagaccTGTTTATTACTgggtcatattattattattattattattattattatttagaccTGTTTATTACTgggtcatattattattattattattatatagacCTGTTTATTACTGggtcaaattattattattattattattatttagaccTGTTTATTACTGggtcaaattattattattattattattatttagaccTGTTTATTACTgggtcatattattattattattattatttagaccTGTTTATTACTgggtcatattattattattattattatatagacCTGTTTATTACTGggtcaaattattattattattattattatttagaccTGTTTATTACTgggtcatattattattattattattatttagaccTGTTTATTACTgggtcatattattattatatagacCTATTTATTACTgggtcatattattattatatagacCTATTTATTACTgggtcatattattattattattattattattatttagaccTGTTTATTACTgggtcatattattattatatagacCTATTTATTACTgggtcatattattattattattattattattattatttagaccTGTTTATTACTgggtcatattattattattattattattattattatttagaccTGTTTATTACTgggtcatattattattattattattattattattatttagaccTGTTTATTACTgggtcatattattattattattattattattattatttagaccTGTTTATTACTgggtcatattattattattattattattattattatttagaccTGTTTATTACTgggtcatattattattattattattattattatttagaccTGTTTATTACTgggtcatattattattattattattattattattatttagaccTGTTTATTACTgggtcatattattattattattattattattattattatttagaccTGTTTATTACTGGATTatatgatgattattattattatgatgtgTAGTATTagtatttttgtatatatttttatattattattatatagacCTGTTTATTACTGGATAatgttattataattattattataatataaaccagtttattactggctaTAGCCCAGGCATGTATATTATATTATCTCATTATGATAGCCCTCTGTACACTAGCCTTTAGCCACCTTTCCAATAACAGAGCCTGATACATTATGCTAAGCTAATTGCTAATGCTGATTTACAGGATTGTGCTAATCCTGGTGCTAATGCTAACGGTAATGGTAATATCTAAGGTTAAGGCTAACTGCTAACAGTAATGGTAATGTCTAAGGTTAAGGCTAACTGCTAACAGTAATGGTAATATCTAAGGTTAAGGCTAATTGCTAACAGTAATGGTAATATCTAAGGTTAAGGCTAACTGCTAAAGATCAGCTCGGGGGGACAGACCTGTCACATCATCCTGTCTCACCAGTGTGTTTTATCTATCGTTGGTAGAAATGCAGTGAACCTGGCCGTGTTAAAACTGAATGAGCAGGGCCTGTTGGACAAACTGAAAAATAAATGGTGGTACGACAAGGGAGAGTGTGGCAGCGGAGGAGGAGAAAGCAAGGTTAGCCCCGCCCCCAGCCGCCACCGGGCCACAGACTGGTAACTAAGGCCAGGGAGTAAGCAGCACACACACGGCGCCGACACACACCACCTCTGGGGTTCTGGAGATAATCAACTCCTTGAATGGATCCGggggattgattgattgattttatttggcAGTCAAaacaagtatatatatatatatacacagaccATAGAGCTATGTGAAGTAGAGAGGCTGTGCTCTGTGTCTGTGCTGCTTACTCAGGGTGATGCGTTGGTGCCTATCTGTCTGGTTGAGCTCAATGTTCAGCCAGGACATGTAGAGCAACAAGGCCTATCGCCACCTCAACTAGACAACACATAAGGAAGGCTAGATAAGGAGGCAGGAAGCTACATAAGGCTACATAACAGCTGTATGTCATGAAataataacataacataacatagctGATGTTATTTATGTTATTCCCCGTGTCGTGTGAAGAGTGCCAGTAAACCTAGCGGTGTTGAAACTCAGTGAACAAGGAGTCTTAGACAAGCTAAAGAACAAGTGGTGGTACGATAAAGGGGAGTGTGGAACCAAGGACTCAGGAAGTAAGGTCAgtcacactgtacacacactgtcTGTGTCAGTCCGGCTAGTATGTGGTGCCGTTTATAAAGATTTAATCAggtcaacatttaaaaaaaatgtccttATAAATCAGATGTCCGTATAAATCCGATTCGTAAAACATTAAGATGATTCAACTTTACAAACGACACCCCATAGGCTAGCAGGGTAAATAAAGGTGTGGTTTGAGTTGATGAGGCTGCTGTTCACATGTAGTACTGTTTAACACAGAACACACCACAGTACTACACACTGTCTacacacacaaccagtatgtTACATTCCCTTCATAGGATGCCCGGAGGCAAAGTGATTGGTTGAGCCTTCTTGGTCACTCTGGGCCCTTAACACAAAACATGGCAGACAAGTTCTCCTCGGATCTGAAATCAGTAGTTCCCACCAACTTCAATGACAGTTATTTTAAAATTAAAAGACACATCTAAGATTCCTGCACCTTGTCACCAGGGTGGGATTGCCAGCTAGCTACGGGGTTGGAGTCATCTCAGACTTTTTCTTACGAAACAACTCAAAAGTGCTCATAAATGCTAATTGTTTGTCTCCAGGACATTTTGACCATTCCGTTTTTTATTCAGGAGCCAGCGGGTGAGAGATGATTCCACCATGGGCAACAACAACTGGATACTAGGTCGTTTTCAGCCATTCCGTTTTTTATTCAGGAGCCAGCGGGTGAGAGATGATTCCACCATGGGCAACAACAACTGGATACTAGGTCGTTTTCAGCCACATACTCTATGTTCCACTCATAGCTAGTTTAGGATTAGCTACTGACTGAAATGTAGATAGGTAGCTAGCATGTTGGCTCACACTGGCCAGACAGTAGccaacaagctagctagctaattgtgGATGCCAAAAGACACCGTTAGCTAGACTCTGGAGCTACTGGGCACACAGGCTACAGTAGCCAACTGGTTAGACATGGTTACACCATGGAACACTAGCTTGTTTTCAGACAAATATGTTCAACTCATAGCTAGTTTAGGATTAGCTACTGACTGAAATGTAGATAGGTAGCTAGCATGTTGGCTCACACTGGCCAGACAGTAGccaacaagctagctagctaattgtgGATGCCAAAAGACACCGTTAGCTAGACTCTGGAGCTACTGGGCACACAGGCTACAGTAGCCAACTGGTTAGACATGGTTACACCATGGAACACTAGCTTGTTTTCAGACAAATATGTTCAACTCATAGCTAGTTTAGGATTAGCTACTGACTGAAATGTAGATAGGTAGCTAGCATGTTGGCTCACACTGGCCAGACAGTAGccaacaagctagctagctaattgtgGATGCCAAAAGACACAGTTAGCTAGACTCTGGAGCTACTGGGCACACAGGCTACAGTAGCCAACTGGTTAGACATGGTTACACCATGGAACACTAGCTTGTTTTCAGACAAATATGTTCAACTCATAGTTTATCCACTGACCACCGCATTTAGGAGGATAGCTAATTACTGCAATGTAGCTAGCCAGATCAGTGGCCAGGCAGTAGCCACTACTAGCTAGCTAATCTTGGATGACTTCTtctgtaatacatttgcaataacTTGCTCATATCA encodes:
- the LOC120040741 gene encoding glutamate receptor 2-like — translated: RSKIALFDKMWQYMKSAEPSPFVKKTAEGVLRVRKSKGKYAYLLESTMNEYIEQRKPCDTMKVGGNLDSKGYGIATPKGSPLRNAVNLAVLKLNEQGLLDKLKNKWWYDKGECGSGGGESKEKTSALSLSNVAGVFYILVGGLGLAMLVALVEFCYKSRAEAKRLKVAQNTLHLAQSAQNTLPSSSSSHNSHNFATYKEGYNVYGMESVKI